One region of Brassica napus cultivar Da-Ae chromosome A10, Da-Ae, whole genome shotgun sequence genomic DNA includes:
- the LOC106372672 gene encoding uncharacterized protein LOC106372672 — MQKDMRTAEDQHFPPGYPAAEEVFEQPGQDKNKKKPFETKQKGDRGFIEGW, encoded by the exons ATGCAGAAGGACATGAGAACCGCAGAAGATCAACATTTTCCACCAG GGTATCCAGCTGCAGAAGAAGTCTTTGAACAACCGGGACAAGACAAGAATAAGAAGAAGCCATTCGAGACAAAGCAGAAAGGAGACAGAGGCTTCATTGAAGGATGGTAA
- the LOC106372671 gene encoding DNA gyrase subunit B isoform X2 produces MYGGRRVSLHEIKMVKVSMEREDNDSKNNRYKECYYAGGSSEYISCLNPDKKPLHDVMGFKRELNGIIMDIALQWYVDGYSDTMLGYANGIRTNDGGTHIDGVKASITRTLNNFAKQSKVFKEEDITFSGEHVREGLTCVVSVIVPNPEFEGRTQTRLGNPYIREIVDQSVQMYLTEYFELHPDVLESILSKSLNAYKTALALKRVREVIRSNSVSTPCTISEKLTNCSSEKPEILVGRGVISGGAAKHGCDSLDKRFQSKRMREQPRRNSAVSTAHEKSLENTSDSSSDKKRQKTAAASNPRNSKDVSVKSDKGGSPGSDKIKHIPIGHVFQAEIPVWIAPTKKGKFYGSPGDSDTLRWLGTGVWPTYSLKKKAHYKKVGEGRKDTCSCASPGSTSCIKQHIREERELLEKDIGRAFYTWEFDQMGEEVGSKSWTAKEEQKFKALVKNNPLSSCDGFWKIASKSFPRKSEKDLTSYYYNVFLIRRMRLLAKSSSADHIDSDDDQNEHFLGG; encoded by the exons ATGTACGGTGGAAGAAGGGTATCACTGCATGAGATCAAAATG GTTAAAGTGTCTATGGAAAGGGAGGATAACGACTCCAAAAACAACCGTTATAAAGAATGTTATTATGCTGGAGGCTCTAGTGAATATATCAGTTGCCTCAATCCTGATAAG AAACCACTTCATGATGTGATGGGTTTCAAAAGAGAGTTAAATGGTATCATCATGGACATTGCACTTCAATG GTACGTAGATGGATATTCAGACACAATGCTAGGATATGCTAATGGCATCCGCACCAACGATGGTGGAACGCATATAGACGGTGTGAAAGCTTCGATAACAAGAACTCTTAACAACTTTGCGAAACAGTCCAAGGTTTTCAAG GAAGAGGATATTACTTTCAGTGGGGAGCATGTTAGGGAAGGACTGACTTGTGTTGTCTCAGTTATTGTTCCAAATCCTGAGTTTGAAGGTCGAACACAG ACGAGATTAGGGAATCCATATATCAGAGAAATTGTTGACCAATCAGTCCAGATGTACTTAACGGAGTATTTTGAATTGCATCCAGATGTGCTTGAGAGCATTCTCTCCAAATCTTTGAACGCTTACAAG ACTGCATTGGCTCTCAAGAGGGTAAGAGAAGTGATTAGATCAAATAGTGTATCAACGCCATGCACCATTTCTGAGAAACTAACCAACTGCTCTTCTGAGAAACCTG AGATTTTAGTAGGCAGAGGAGTTATTTCTGGTGGCGCTGCAAAACATGGTTGTGACTCTCTTGATAAGCGTTTCCAA AGCAAAAGGATGCGGGAACAGCCTCGACGTAATAGTGCAGTCTCTACAGCTCATGAAAAGTCTTTAGAGAATACTAGTGATTCAAGCTCTGACAAGAAGCGCCAAAAAACGGCTGCTGCTTCAAACCCACGAAACAGTAAAGATGTTAGCGTCAAGAGTGACAAAGGTGGATCCCCTGGTTCAGACAAAATCAAACATATCCCAATAGGTCATGTTTTCCAGGCTGAGATACCAGTTTGGATTGCGCCAACCAAGAAGGGCAAGTTCTACGGCAGCCCCGGAGATTCCGACACACTTAGGTGGCTAGGAACTGGTGTCTGGCCAACGTACAGCCTCAAGAAGAAAGCTCACTACAAAAAAGTCGGCGAAGGAAGAAAGGACACGTGTTCTTGCGCTTCTCCAGGATCAACCAGTTGCATAAAACAGCACATTAGAGAAGAAAGGGAGCTTCTAGAGAAAGATATAGGGCGTGCTTTCTATACTTGGGAGTTTGATCAAATGGGTGAAGAAGTGGGATCAAAGTCATGGACTGCCAAAGAAGAGCAAAAGTTCAAAGCTCTTGTGAAGAATAATCCTTTGTCAAGTTGTGATGGGTTTTGGAAGATTGCTTCCAAGTCTTTCCCAAGGAAAAGTGAGAAGGATCTCACTAGTTACTACTACAATGTTTTCCTCATCAGACGTATGAGATTGCTTGCTAAGTCTTCTTCTGCTGACCACATCGATAGTGATGATGACCAAAATGAGCACTTCTTAGGTGGATGA
- the LOC106370749 gene encoding metal-independent phosphoserine phosphatase-like: MGHECIDASKEFKFGEDVKSGVTEIVLVRHGETTWNAAGRIQGQIESGLNEVGLKQAVAIAERLGKEERPVAVYSSDLKRAKDTALMIAEACFCPEVTEVPDLKERHVGSLQGLYWKEGAEKEPEAYSAFFSSQNDLEIPGGGESFDQLCERSMNALEQIAKKHKGERVIVVTHGGVLRAIYLMITKASSAGKLLNASVNVVHFNEEKWIIDSWSDVSHLSSVGFLQRGFDGDSKP; the protein is encoded by the exons ATGGGTCATGAATG taTCGATGCATCGAAGGAGTTCAAATTTGGTGAGGATGTCAAAAGTGGAGTGACTGAGATTGTTCTTGTTCGCCATGGAGAAACCACTTGGAATGCTGCTGGAAGAATCCAGGGACAAATAGAGTCAGGCCTTAACGAAGTTGGGCTAAAGCAGGCTGTAGCA ATCGCTGAGAGATTGGGGAAAGAGGAGAGACCCGTAGCTGTGTATTCATCTGACCTCAAGCGAGCGAAAGACACTGCTCTGATGATCGCAGAAGCTTGTTTTTGTCCCGAG GTGACTGAAGTACCTGACTTAAAGGAGAGGCATGTGGGTAGTCTTCAAGGGTTGTACTGGAAAGAAGGAGCAGAGAAAGAACCTGAAGCTTACTCTGCTTTCTTTTCTTCCCAAAATGACCTCGAGATTCCT GGAGGAGGAGAGAGCTTTGACCAACTTTGTGAGAGATCCATGAATGCTCTTGAGCAAATTGCCAAGAAGCACAAAGGAGAGAGAGTGATAGTGGTGACTCATGGAGGAGTGTTAAGGGCAATTTACTTGATGATCACAAAAGCTTCATCAGCTGGAAAACTACTTAATGCTTCGGTGAATGTTGTTCACTTCAATGAGGAGAAATGGATCATTGATTCGTGGAGCGATGTCTCTCATCTCTCCTCCGTTGGTTTTCTCCAACGTGGTTTTGATGGAGACTCCAAGCCCTAG
- the LOC106372671 gene encoding DNA gyrase subunit B isoform X1, with the protein MYGGRRVSLHEIKMCVSQVKVSMEREDNDSKNNRYKECYYAGGSSEYISCLNPDKKPLHDVMGFKRELNGIIMDIALQWYVDGYSDTMLGYANGIRTNDGGTHIDGVKASITRTLNNFAKQSKVFKEEDITFSGEHVREGLTCVVSVIVPNPEFEGRTQTRLGNPYIREIVDQSVQMYLTEYFELHPDVLESILSKSLNAYKTALALKRVREVIRSNSVSTPCTISEKLTNCSSEKPEILVGRGVISGGAAKHGCDSLDKRFQSKRMREQPRRNSAVSTAHEKSLENTSDSSSDKKRQKTAAASNPRNSKDVSVKSDKGGSPGSDKIKHIPIGHVFQAEIPVWIAPTKKGKFYGSPGDSDTLRWLGTGVWPTYSLKKKAHYKKVGEGRKDTCSCASPGSTSCIKQHIREERELLEKDIGRAFYTWEFDQMGEEVGSKSWTAKEEQKFKALVKNNPLSSCDGFWKIASKSFPRKSEKDLTSYYYNVFLIRRMRLLAKSSSADHIDSDDDQNEHFLGG; encoded by the exons ATGTACGGTGGAAGAAGGGTATCACTGCATGAGATCAAAATG tgTGTTTCTCAGGTTAAAGTGTCTATGGAAAGGGAGGATAACGACTCCAAAAACAACCGTTATAAAGAATGTTATTATGCTGGAGGCTCTAGTGAATATATCAGTTGCCTCAATCCTGATAAG AAACCACTTCATGATGTGATGGGTTTCAAAAGAGAGTTAAATGGTATCATCATGGACATTGCACTTCAATG GTACGTAGATGGATATTCAGACACAATGCTAGGATATGCTAATGGCATCCGCACCAACGATGGTGGAACGCATATAGACGGTGTGAAAGCTTCGATAACAAGAACTCTTAACAACTTTGCGAAACAGTCCAAGGTTTTCAAG GAAGAGGATATTACTTTCAGTGGGGAGCATGTTAGGGAAGGACTGACTTGTGTTGTCTCAGTTATTGTTCCAAATCCTGAGTTTGAAGGTCGAACACAG ACGAGATTAGGGAATCCATATATCAGAGAAATTGTTGACCAATCAGTCCAGATGTACTTAACGGAGTATTTTGAATTGCATCCAGATGTGCTTGAGAGCATTCTCTCCAAATCTTTGAACGCTTACAAG ACTGCATTGGCTCTCAAGAGGGTAAGAGAAGTGATTAGATCAAATAGTGTATCAACGCCATGCACCATTTCTGAGAAACTAACCAACTGCTCTTCTGAGAAACCTG AGATTTTAGTAGGCAGAGGAGTTATTTCTGGTGGCGCTGCAAAACATGGTTGTGACTCTCTTGATAAGCGTTTCCAA AGCAAAAGGATGCGGGAACAGCCTCGACGTAATAGTGCAGTCTCTACAGCTCATGAAAAGTCTTTAGAGAATACTAGTGATTCAAGCTCTGACAAGAAGCGCCAAAAAACGGCTGCTGCTTCAAACCCACGAAACAGTAAAGATGTTAGCGTCAAGAGTGACAAAGGTGGATCCCCTGGTTCAGACAAAATCAAACATATCCCAATAGGTCATGTTTTCCAGGCTGAGATACCAGTTTGGATTGCGCCAACCAAGAAGGGCAAGTTCTACGGCAGCCCCGGAGATTCCGACACACTTAGGTGGCTAGGAACTGGTGTCTGGCCAACGTACAGCCTCAAGAAGAAAGCTCACTACAAAAAAGTCGGCGAAGGAAGAAAGGACACGTGTTCTTGCGCTTCTCCAGGATCAACCAGTTGCATAAAACAGCACATTAGAGAAGAAAGGGAGCTTCTAGAGAAAGATATAGGGCGTGCTTTCTATACTTGGGAGTTTGATCAAATGGGTGAAGAAGTGGGATCAAAGTCATGGACTGCCAAAGAAGAGCAAAAGTTCAAAGCTCTTGTGAAGAATAATCCTTTGTCAAGTTGTGATGGGTTTTGGAAGATTGCTTCCAAGTCTTTCCCAAGGAAAAGTGAGAAGGATCTCACTAGTTACTACTACAATGTTTTCCTCATCAGACGTATGAGATTGCTTGCTAAGTCTTCTTCTGCTGACCACATCGATAGTGATGATGACCAAAATGAGCACTTCTTAGGTGGATGA
- the LOC106372523 gene encoding F-box/kelch-repeat protein At4g39560-like → MKVTQSGLCSLPDDVAVTCLAQISRFDLAALAIASKSHRSLISSPKLLELRRQMGCTEPCLYVCMRISAEPIPPRWFVLNPQHRRLNPIPSNPNQAPHLSSFVAVDGGIYVLGGLINCSLTSDVWFLDCFSHTWNRVPSMKRPRASASANLVDGKIYVCGGCREEADSTNWAEVFDLQTQTWGTWLLPKMRSSISHSVAIEEEKKVYVVNTVGESFYLLPSKCVFQRMDWEADFFPGKRDDWCAIGKLLFCRDTLGRILWCDPNELRWKQVKGLEEHYDDIDICRLCTNSAGNIVIFWKLDPTHLGQSVLWSAEISLLRKQGEIWGKVEWSDAVFKLDTLSSGFKVLYSASVVVSAK, encoded by the coding sequence ATGAAAGTGACTCAGTCTGGATTATGCTCGCTGCCAGATGACGTGGCAGTTACTTGCCTGGCTCAGATCTCGAGATTTGACCTAGCGGCCTTAGCTATAGCCTCAAAGAGCCACCGCTCTCTCATATCTTCCCCTAAGCTCTTGGAACTGAGACGGCAGATGGGTTGCACCGAGCCGTGTCTCTACGTATGCATGCGCATCTCTGCTGAACCAATCCCACCGCGTTGGTTCGTCCTCAACCCTCAACACCGCCGCCTGAACCCTATCCCTTCGAACCCTAACCAGGCTCCGCATCTATCCTCCTTCGTGGCGGTGGACGGAGGTATCTATGTCTTGGGCGGACTCATAAACTGCAGTCTCACTAGTGATGTCTGGTTCCTCGACTGTTTCTCTCACACGTGGAACCGTGTCCCGTCGATGAAGAGGCCTCGTGCTTCCGCATCGGCGAACCTCGTCGACGGGAAGATATACGTTTGTGGTGGGTGTAGAGAGGAAGCTGATTCCACAAACTGGGCAGAGGTTTTCGATCTACAGACTCAAACTTGGGGTACCTGGCTTCTCCCAAAGATGAGAAGCAGTATCTCCCATAGTGTGGCGatcgaggaggagaagaaggttTACGTGGTTAACACGGTTGGTGAAAGCTTCTACTTGTTGCCAAGTAAGTGTGTGTTTCAGAGAATGGACTGGGAGGCAGACTTTTTTCCAGGAAAGAGAGATGATTGGTGTGCTATAGGGAAGCTTTTATTCTGTCGTGATACTTTAGGGAGGATACTGTGGTGTGATCCTAATGAGTTGCGTTGGAAACAAGTCAAGGGTTTGGAAGAGCATTATGATGATATTGATATATGCAGACTCTGCACCAACTCTGCTGGTAACATTGTCATCTTCTGGAAGTTGGACCCCACCCATCTTGGGCAGAGCGTGCTTTGGTCTGCCGAGATTTCCTTGCTGAGGAAACAAGGAGAGATTTGGGGTAAAGTCGAATGGTCCGATGCTGTCTTCAAACTTGATACTCTCTCATCTGGTTTTAAAGTCTTATACTCTGCTTCTGTTGTTGTCTCTGCTAAATGA
- the LOC106372673 gene encoding ferredoxin-dependent glutamate synthase 1, chloroplastic/mitochondrial, which translates to MAMKSLSPVPKLLLSTTPSSVLSSDKNFFFVDFVGLYCKSKRTRRRLRGDSSSSTSRASPLSRLSSVRAVIDLERVHDKDLSSPSYLKPQVANLEDILSERGACGVGFIANLDNIPSHGVVKDALIALGCMEHRGGCGADNDSGDGSGLMSSIPWDFFNVWAKEQGLAPFDKLHTGVGMIFLPQEDTFMQEAKQVIENIFEKEGLEVLGWRDVPVNAPIVGKNARETMPNIQQVFVKIAKDDSTDDIERELYICRKLIERAVAAETWGTELYFCSLSNQTIVYKGMLRSEALGLFYLDLQNELYTSPFAIYHRRYSTNTSPRWPLAQPMRFLGHNGEINTIQGNLNWMQSREASLKSSVWNGRENEIRPFGNPRGSDSANLDSAAEILIRSGRTPEEALMILVPEAYKNHPTLSIKYPEVLDFYDYYKGQMEAWDGPALLLFSDGKTVGACLDRNGLRPARYWKTSDNFVYVASEVGVVPVDEAKVTMKGRLGPGMMIAADLVNGQVYENTEVKKRVSSLNPYGKWIKENLRFLKPVNFKSSTVMENEEILRTQQAFGYSSEDVQMVIESMASQGKEPTFCMGDDIPLAGLSQRPHMLYDYFKQRFAQVTNPAIDPLREGLVMSLEVNIGKRGNILELGPENASQVILSNPVLNEGGIEELMKDTYLKPKVLSTFFDIRKGVEGSLQKALYYLCEAADDAVRSGSQLLILSDRTDSLEPTRPAIPIMLAVGAVHQHLIQNGLRMSASIVADTAQCFSTHQFACLIGYGASAVCPYLALETCRQWRLSNKTVALMRNGKIPTVTIEQAQKNYTKAVNAGLLKILSKMGISLLSSYCGAQIFEIYGLGQEVVDLAFTGSVSKISGLTFDELARETLSFWVKAFSEDTTKRLENFGFIQFRPGGEYHSNNPEMSKLLHKAVREKSETAYAVYQQHLANRPVNVLRDLLEFKSDRAPIPVGKVEPAVSIVQRFCTGGMSLGAISRETHEAIAIAMNRIGGKSNSGEGGEDPIRWKPLTDVVDGYSPTLPHLKGLQNGDIATSAIKQVASGRFGVTPTFLVNADQLEIKVAQGAKPGEGGQLPGKKVSAYIARLRSSKPGVPLISPPPHHDIYSIEDLAQLIFDLHQINPNAKVSVKLVAEAGIGTVASGVAKGNADIIQISGHDGGTGASPISSIKHAGGPWELGLTETHQTLIENGLRERVILRVDGGLKSGVDVLMAAAMGADEYGFGSLAMIATGCVMARICHTNNCPVGVASQREELRARFPGVPGDLVNYFLYVAEEVRGILAQLGYSKLDDIIGRTELLKPRDISLVKTQHLDLSYLLSSVGVPSMSSTEIRKQEVHTNGPVLDDDILEDPLVKDAIENEKVVDKTVKICNIDRAACGRVAGVIAKKYGDTGFAGQVNLTFLGSAGQSFGCFLIPGMNIRLVGEANDYVGKGMAGGEIVVTPVDKIGFVPEEATIVGNTCLYGATGGQIFARGKAGERFAVRNSLAEAVVEGTGDHCCEYMTGGCVVVLGKVGRNVAAGMTGGLAYLLDEDDTLLPKINREIVKIQRVTAPAGELQLKSLIEAHVEKTGSSKGETILKEWEKYLPLFWQLVPPSEEDTPEASAAYVRTATGEVTFQSA; encoded by the exons ATGGCGATGAAATCTCTTTCCCCTGTCCCTAAGCTTCTTCTCTCCACAACACCAAGCTCTGTTCTCTCTTCCGACAAGAACTTCTTCTTCGTCGACTTTGTCGGACTTTACTGTAAGTCCAAGAGAACCAGACGCAGACTTCGTGGAGACTCTTCCTCCTCCACCTCACGCGCTTCTCCTCTCTCTCGTCTCTCCTCGGTTCGTGCCGTCATCGACCTAGAACGCGTTCATGACAAAGATCTCTCTTCTCCTTCCTACTTAAAACCTCAG GTTGCTAACTTGGAAGATATATTGTCTGAGAGAGGAGCTTGTGGTGTCGGGTTTATAGCAAACTTAGATAACATTCCTTCACATGGAGTCGTCAAGGATGCTCTTATTGCTCTCGGGTGTATGGAACATCGTGGAGGCTGTGGGGCAGACAATGATTCTGGTGATGGCTCTGGTCTTATGTCTTCCATCCCTTGGGACTTCTTTAACGTGTGGGCCAAGGAACAGGGCCTTGCTCCCTTTGATAAGTTGCATACTGGTGTTGGAATGATCTTTCTTCCACAAGAAGATACCTTCATGCAAGAAGCCAAACAAG ttattgaaaatatatttgaaaaagaaGGCTTAGAGGTTCTTGGGTGGAGAGATGTTCCTGTGAATGCTCCCATAGTTGGTAAGAACGCTAGAGAGACAATGCCTAACATACAGCAAGTGTTTGTGAAGATAGCAAAGGATGATAGTACTGATGACATTGAAAGGGAGCTTTACATCTGTCGGAAGTTGATTGAAAGAGCAGTGGCTGCTGAGACTTGGGGAACTGAACTCTATTTTTGTTCACTGTCCAATCAAACTATAGTGTACAAGGGCATGCTTAGATCTGAAGCTCTTGGACTGTTTTATCTAGACCTTCAGAATGAGTTGTACACGTCTCCCTTTGCTATTTATCATAGAAGGTACAGCACAAACACTAGTCCTAGGTGGCCTCTTGCTCAGCCTATGAGGTTTCTTGGACATAACGGGGAGATCAATACCATACAG GGGAACTTAAACTGGATGCAGTCTAGAGAAGCTTCATTGAAGTCTTCTGTTTGGAATGGCCGTGAAAATGAGATTCGTCCATTTGGCAATCCCAGAGGTTCAGACTCTGCCAACCTTGACAGTGCTGCGGAA ATATTAATAAGAAGTGGCAGAACACCAGAGGAAGCTCTAATGATTCTTGTCCCTGAGGCATACAAAAACCATCCAACTTTATCTATCAAATATCCTGAG GTTCTAGACTTTTATGACTACTACAAAGGACAAATGGAGGCTTGGGATGGTCCTGCATTACTTTTGTTCAG TGATGGAAAAACAGTTGGGGCTTGTCTTGACCGAAATGGCCTTCGTCCTGCTCGTTACTGGAAGACTAGTGACAATTTCGTCTATGTTGCATCTGAG GTCGGAGTAGTACCAGTTGATGAGGCGAAAGTCACCATGAAAGGGCGTCTAGGACCCGGAATGATGATTGCTGCTGACCTAGTGAATGGCCAG GTATATGAGAACACAGAGGTCAAGAAGAGAGTATCTTCACTGAATCCATATGGAAAGTGGATCAAAGAAAACCTCCGGTTCTTGAAGCCTGTGAACTTCAAATCCTCAACTGTCATGGAAAATGAAGAAATCTTAAGAACccaaca GGCATTTGGTTACTCAAGTGAGGATGTGCAAATGGTTATTGAGTCTATGGCCTCCCAAGGAAAGGAACCAACCTTCTGCATGGGAGATGATATTCCACTGGCAGGACTGTCTCAAAGGCCACACATGCTTTATGATTATTTCAAGCAAAGATTTGCACAGGTTACAAACCCTGCCATTGATCCCCTTAGGGAAGGCTTGGTTATGTCTCTTGAAGTAAACATCGGCAAGCGTGGAAACATATTGGAGCTTGGGCCTGAGAACGCCTCCCAAGTCATTCTTTCAAACCCTGTATTGAACGAAGGAGGGATTGAAGAGTTGATGAAGGATACATACTTGAAACCCAAGGTTCTGTCCACGTTTTTCGATATAAGAAAAGGTGTTGAAGGCTCCTTGCAAAAGGCTCTTTATTATCTCTGTGAAGCAGCTGATGATGCTGTCCGAAGTGGCTCTCAGCTGCTTATACTTTCAGACCGAACCGATAGCCTG GAACCGACCCGGCCTGCAATCCCCATAATGTTAGCTGTAGGAGCCGTCCATCAACATCTTATTCAGAACGGCTTGAGGATGTCAGCTTCCATTGTTGCTGATACGGCTCAGTGCTTCAGCACGCATCAGtttgcttgtttgattggaTATGGTGCAAG TGCTGTATGCCCATACTTGGCACTGGAGACATGTAGACAATGGCGTTTAAGCAACAAAACTGTGGCCTTAATGAGGAACGGTAAAATCCCCACTGTAACCATTGAGCAAGCTCAGAAGAACTATACCAAG GCGGTTAATGCAGGGCTTCTTAAGATTTTGTCTAAGATGGGTATCTCATTGCTTTCAAG TTATTGTGGTGCTCAGATATTTGAGATATATGGTTTGGGGCAAGAGGTTGTTGACCTTGCATTCACTGGTAGTGTGTCTAAAATCAGTGGTCTCACCTTTGATGAG TTGGCAAGGGAGACATTGTCTTTCTGGGTGAAGGCCTTCTCTGAGGATACAACTAAGAGACTAGAAAATTTCGGATTCATTCAATTTAGGCCTGGAG GTGAGTATCATTCAAACAACCCGGAGATGTCAAAGTTGCTACACAAGGCTGTCCGTGAAAAGAGTGAAACTGCATATGCTGTCTATCAACAGCATCTCGCTAACCGACCTGTTAAT GTCCTGCGTGATCTACTTGAGTTCAAGAGTGACCGTGCACCGATCCCAGTTGGGAAAGTAGAACCTGCTGTCTCTATTGTTCAGAGATTCTGTACTGGTGGAATGTCACTTGGTGCTATTTCAAGAGAAACTCATGAAGCAATTGCTATTGCAATGAATAGGATTGGTGGTAAATCAAACTCTGGAGAAGGTGGAGAG GATCCTATCCGCTGGAAGCCTCTTACGGATGTGGTTGATGGATACTCACCAACACTGCCACATCTAAAAGGTCTTCAAAATGGGGACATTGCAACAAGTGCTATCAAGCAG GTTGCTTCAGGGCGTTTTGGAGTCACACCAACGTTCTTGGTGAATGCAGATCAGCTGGAGATCAAAGTTGCACAAGGTGCTAAACCTGGGGAAGGTGGTCAGCTTCCTGGAAAGAAAGTCAGTGCTTATATCGCAAGGCTAAGAAGCTCTAAACCTGGTGTTCCTCTTATATCTCCACCTCCTCACCACGACATTTACTCCATAGAGGACCTTGCTCAGTTGATATTTGATCTACATCAG ATCAATCCAAATGCAAAAGTATCAGTCAAACTGGTTGCAGAAGCTGGCATTGGAACAGTTGCTTCTGGTGTTGCAAAGGGTAACGCTGATATTATCCAG ATATCAGGGCATGATGGTGGAACTGGTGCTAGTCCAATAAGCTCCATTAAACACGCTGGTGGTCCATGGGAGCTTGGACTAACTGAAACTCACCAA ACTCTTATTGAGAATGGGCTTAGGGAGAGAGTCATTTTAAGAGTGGATGGAGGCTTAAAGAGTGGTGTTGATGTACTAATGGCTGCAGCTATGGGTGCTGATGAATACGGATTTGGTTCTTTGGCAATGATTGCTACTGGTTGTGTCATGGCTCGTATTTGTCACACTAATAACTGCCCAGTGGGTGTTGCAAGTCAG AGAGAAGAACTGCGTGCAAGATTCCCTGGTGTGCCTGGTGATCTAGTCAACTACTTCTTATACGTAGCAGAAGAG GTGAGAGGTATCTTGGCTCAGTTAGGATACAGCAAGTTAGATGACATCATTGGACGAACCGAGTTACTGAAACCACGAGACATTTCGCTAGTGAAAACTCAGCATCTCGACCTGAGCTACCTTCTCTCG TCTGTTGGAGTACCTTCAATGAGCAGTACTGAGATCAGGAAGCAGGAGGTTCACACAAACGGACCTGTTCTCGATGATGATATTCTTGAAGATCCATTG GTGAAAGATGCTATAGAGAACGAAAAAGTGGTTGATAAAACCGTGAAGATATGCAACATAGACCGTGCTGCTTGTGGTCGCGTTGCTGGTGTCATTGCAAAGAAGTATGGAGACACTGGTTTTGCCGGACAAGTGAACCTAAC CTTCCTTGGGAGTGCTGGACAGTCCTTTGGATGCTTCTTGATTCCCGGTATGAACATCAGACTCGTAGGAGAGGCTAATGACTACGTAGGAAAG ggAATGGCTGGTGGTGAGATAGTGGTAACTCCTGTGGATAAAATCGGCTTTGTGCCGGAGGAAGCAACCATAGTTGGGAACACTTGCTTGTACGGTGCAACGGGGGGTCAGATATTCGCTAGAGGCAAAGCTGGGGAGAGGTTTGCTGTTAGAAACTCACTCGCTGAAGCAGTGGTTGAAGGCACTGGAGACCATTGCTGTGAGTACATGACTGGTGGCTGTGTCGTAGTGCTTGGAAA AGTGGGAAGAAATGTAGCTGCAGGTATGACAGGAGGGTTAGCTTATCTTCTTGATGAAGACGACACTCTTCTTCCCaag ATTAACCGAGAGATAGTGAAGATCCAGAGAGTAACTGCACCTGCAGGGGAGTTGCAGCTCAAGAGCTTAATCGAAGCCCATGTG gaaaaaaccGGAAGCAGCAAAGGAGAGACGATCCTGAAGGAATGGGAAAAGTATCTACCTCTCTTCTGGCAACTGGTTCCACCGAGCGAGGAAGACACTCCTGAAGCTTCTGCTGCTTATGTAAGAACAGCCACCGGTGAAGTCACATTCCAATCGGCATAG